AAGCTACATTTTGAAAAGGGTGAGCAATCTTTTATACAGAATTCCTGTGCAAGTATTTGGTGGGTTAATACAGTTTCAAATAATACCCATCACTGACGATGCCAGTATGCAGCAGATGTTGTATATTTATCAACAAACCCGATCTCACATGCCGATGATAGAGCTGTACGTTGAGTTTGAACAGCAGTCGGGGATGAGTATGGTCGACGATGAGATCAATATTGATGAGCTCGGGGATATAGATTGGGAAGAAGATAATAATGACAGTGAAGACGAATTCGAAGCTAACTATGAAGTCGATGAAGAAAACGATGACGGAGACTTGGCAGGCAATCCAGCGGTGCAAGATGAAGCAAATGCGATTGTAAGCCAGCACCCGTTTGGTGATCCGTCTTTTATGCAGACTCTAGATCTCGAAGCCATGCATGCTCCAGAATTTCCTGAGTATGCGAATACAGGTATGTCATAATTATTAACTGAAGTTTTCTAtagtgtttattttatttgccttGTTTGACTGATGGCGGTGCGCATGTCGTAGGGTGAAGGCAACGTTGCGGTGGAAGATGGCGAGTTTAGTGTCGGAATGAAATTTAGTTCGAGAGAGTCAGTTATATCTGCAATCAAAAGCTACACCATCTCTAGAGGAGTTGATTACACTGTGTATGAGTCTGAGCCGCAGACATTCTATGCGAAATGCAAGGGGTATGGTGCAGGGTGCGACTGGCTTATCCGAGCTAGTTTGATTCGAAAAAAAGCTTGTTGGGAAATCAGGAGATACAATGGCAAGCACACGTGCACCATGGGCACGATTTCACAAGATCATGCCAAGTTGGACTCAGACACAATTGCAGATGCCATTAGGCCGTTGGTCGAAGCAGATCCCTCGATAAAGGTGAAGTCTGTTATTGCAGAAGTTCAAGGTAGGTTCAACTATACTGTGAGTTACTGCaaggcttggttggcaaagcagaaAGCTGTTGCAAAAATTTTCGGTGATTGGGAAGTTTCTTACCAGATTCTGCTAGTATGGTTGAAAGCAATGACAGTGAAGATGCCAAGGTCTCGTGTTCAAATTAAAACGCTCCCTATTTACCGTGAGAGTGAGGAGGTTCAAGGTGTAAGAGTTCTACACCGCATTTTTTGGAGCTTCTATCCGTGTATTGTAGCATTCAGACACTGCAAGCCATTGGTGCAGTTGATGGCACGCACCTATACGGAAAATATAAAGGAGCACTTCTGGTAGCGGTTGCACAAGATGAAAATCAAAACATTGTACCTATTGCATTTGCAATTGTCGAGGGCGAGACAGCAGACGCGTGGGAGTTTTTCTTAACCAATTTGAGGAGATATATTGTTACCATTGATGGTGTGGGTATTATTTTTGACCGCCATACCTCCATCGACACTGCAATAGCTCGCAGTAACGGTGCATAGTCACCACCAAAGGCGTGGCACATGTACTGCATCAAGCACATCGGGTCCAACTTATTAAGGAGGTTCAAAACTCCATATTTTCATAAGCTCGTGGTGAACACAGGTATTTCAAATCGCTGTTATGGTTCTATTCATAGTAAATTTGTGGCATCTGCTTATGATTAAATGGTTTGTTGAACAGGCTATTCTAGGACGGAACAGGAGTACAACAAAAACTACCAAAGGCTTAAAGAATGGGGTGAGGCATATACTCAATGGTGCGATGAGATCGGTGTTGAGAGATGAGTGTTGGCATTCGATGGTGGTCATCGTTGAGGACATATGACGACAAACTTGGTAGAGTGCATAAATTCTGTCCTGAAGGGTGCACACAACCTTCCTGTCACTGCCCTTGTCCGGTCAACTTTTTATCGGCTGAATGAGTTGTTCACTCGGAAGAGTACCGAGGCTCATGAGCGTCGCCGCAACGGATTCACGTATTCAGAATTTGCAACGAAGAGAGTTGAGGAAAGCTTTCGTGGTCAACCGGTTCAATAGGTGCAACGAGATGTTTGAGGTTCGCAAAATGCAAGATGGTACCATTTACACTGTTAACCTTGCGCAACGACACTGTGACTGTAGCCATTTCCAGGTCGAGCAACTCCCATATCGCCACGTGCTTGCATGTTGCGCCAACCAGCGTCTCGATTGGCAAGTGTACGTGCACGATGTGTACAAGATGTCTGAAATTTTCAAGGTATACAAATGCGAGTTTGTTCCAATGGGTGACCCATCTACATATGATAGATACGAAGGAGCGAAGGTGATCGCCAACTGGACATTGAGGCGCGCGACGAAAGGAAGACTGAAGTCCACCCGCTACTTGAATGAGATGGATTCGCGTGAGATGCGTGGTCTTCGCCGGTGCACTATATGTGGTCGCGCTAGTGGAATACCAATATCGCCGATTTGATCACGAGGTATAGGTGCCAGGAACGGCATACGCTCCCACGCCCAAACAAAAAGCAGTATCAGTGGGCCATCCATTTTCTTGCAGTTGTATCGTGAGGCACGACACAACGATCTGTATAGGTGTGCCAGACTGACTGCTTCCCAACTATACCCTGAAATCCGGGAAAAATCCCGAAGTAGCGGTAGAAACTTCGAGTTCAGTGAAACGGTCGACTTATCCGGAAATACAATTGTACCGAGCACGCAGAAAATGTGCGCTCGGACGTACCGCTCGAGAGACTCCTGAGTATCACACGGCTCGGTGTCTCTGCACCGCCGGACCCAAGCAATATTAACCTTTCCCAACACGTGATCGTCCGGACCGGGCTCCCGACCAAAACACGCAATGCAGTTCTCCACCAAAAACTGGTGGCTGCTATCTGATCTACCCGTAACGGCCTCCCCATTAATCGGGAGACCAAGAATATAGCTAACATCTTCCAGCGTCACCGTCACTTCACCGACCGAAAGATGAAACATGTGAGTCTCCGGCCTCCAGCGTTCCACCAAAGCACTCAGTAGTGCAGAATGACCTCTCATTTCGCCTACTCGCAAAACGTGTTGAAACCCAGTCATGCCAATGTCGCTGCAACTATCTCGTTAAAGGTATCTGGCGGATCCAATTTTCTGGACAACAAATTTTTGATAGCCtgcaaaaaaaatgataattattaagTTCTAAATAATATcgattaaaacaaaataataaattgttaaaaaattataaatatttatctattatttattatacaatattattaattattaaaaattaataataacttatTCTTACTATCATAACCagtattataaaataatcataacaacactctaattataataataactacccaaatataacaataataataaccatttattataatATCTATAACCTAAACGGTTTGTTATTAACAtacaatattaattattattacaaaatattactaaagtattaaacataataatttttttttctacgtaagaattattaaaaaaaccaTTTACTGttaacattattattaatattattattattattatcataaaattcgtaacaatatataatataataaccgttttacaaaaattaaatcgGAGAAATAAATAACAACATAATATTAgttacaataatattaataactctaatattattaattacaacacaaataaataaaattcgaataaatttatatatttattgttaaatattaaaaaaattacttaaaaattgAGAATGATCCAAAtattcaataatatattttttgatttagTATAATCACGCaccatcattttttttttcctatacCGTGCCCTTATTCTTCAACAAACTCCTTCTCACAGCAAATTTTTACTTCCTCACTCTCCCTCAACTATTTTTCACTTTGCTTCAATAACTAAGTTTTTACTTTGCTTCCTTCCATCTGCGTTTTTCGCTTATAAGCACCGAGTTGAGACACCTGTAGAGTACACGTGGCGCGCATGCAGCTAGAAAGCCTGCAAAACGCAACCTGCGTTTGACTCTGTTAAGCTAACAAATGCATTCTGCGTTTGGCTCTGCTCCTATCGACATGCAGGACACGTTTCGCTTGTTGGTTCTCCTCCCTCACTAATCGCAGCCTGCGTTTTGCAGGTCTGTAGTTTTTTTATTCCAAAACGTTACCTGTGTTTTGCAGGTCTCTGATCAACACAAGTCCACAATTATGAATAACACACCATATATTCATATACACGTTGATCACCAATCTTTTCTCCATAACCAAATTAATTTGCGCCAAACAGTTTAAATAATAACAGAAATATCataaatgaataataaagattataattttttaaaatatacaaagaagtctataatattttttgtatattatagaaattcataaaaaaattatttatctgaGAGagactattattttttttcacttttttatttactaattatatGCAAAATTTTATATAGATTAACAAATATCTTAATCACTTATATATAATTtgctgaaaaaaataatataagaaacaaacaaatcattttttatttaaattgtcaTTTTGTATAACTTTATCAAATTTATGAcgaattaataaatattaatttaattttattattacgtacaatttgttttcaactataATTAGTTagtaacttatttttttttaagtcaaaaattttaactaagctaatttatctaattttaaccAAATCGAAATTGCAACTTAGCTAGTTTAGCCACCACCTTATCAACTAGTTTCTTCTAACCTTATCAAATTGCATGTTTTGGTAATCTTAACTTCTTGCAGTTGTTACTGTTTATAGCCACAATTTTTAacttcaaaattaaaagaatatatttttgcattttttactGGCTATTGGACTTGTGTGTTTAAACTCTCttgttttttttcaatatttattttttgtatgaatataattttaatatattaaaaatgtaaaatatatttttatatagttattTAATCACATTCGTTATTTTAAATGATATGACGTTGAATAATTAAATGTACATATAAAATTGTTtacattaataatatattaaaattaaattctttttttcgaTAGCAAATATAGCaataaaacttttgaaaaaaaaaataaatttctatgTCTCCAGCCTTCCAGTGGTGACATTTTTTTTCCCTCTAACTTTCCATGGTTTGTGAGGGAAATGGTTAGGGTAAGTTCTATTTTACCCCAAAAAATGTCTACCATAATTGTTCGTCTGGTCCTGCTATTTTCCGTTTATTTTTTCCTATCTTGTTTTCGTATATTTCTCCCATAGTCtcatttaagtaattttttaaaatattatattttaattagaatgttcaaaatttatgattaatttatttatcatgtaatattaaaaggaaaaaaatttaacatatctAACACATGCTGATTTTAAggcttttttattaaaataagtaaaaataatacatttatTCTTCAAATACGCATGGATGAAAATATTTGCCAGAATACGCAGCACCATTTCACAACAATCATACACAAAATGGATTTTGGCCCCATATCACTTTAATCGGCCACGAAATGGCTACAGAAAGACTGACAAACCTGCGCATGAGCTAACTCCCCTGTGGCAGCCACGAAATGGGCCATATCCGGACAGGCGGCAGCGAAATGGTGAACTCAAGTGAAGCGACCACGAAATTAGCCAATGCGTGGGTGGCATATACGAAATGGGAACCTCACGTGCGGCGCCAACGAAATGGCCATCTCAATGGTGGCAGGCACGAAATGCATGGGGAGTCGATGAAAGCTGCAATTTTCAGTGCATCAGTCCCGTACAAGCATGCATTGGTCGCATGGGGAGGCAAGGTTGGGGATGCTGAAATGGTTTGTGTATTTAAGGGGGGGGGAGGGGACCAAGTATTCCATGCAGTGAAAAATAGTGGAAGAGAGGGTTGGATAATGCAAACGGTGGAAGAGGGTTGGAAAAAGAAAAGTGGGTTTTGGCTAATGTTTTTGTATTGTGGCTTGAATATACAAGTGAGACATCGGGGATGGTAGTGGTATGAACGTGGAAGAAAATCTTAATCGGTTAGGCGAAGTCCATATTGCCGCACATTTGATTCATAAGGTAAGTGTCATGTGTGGTTAATATTGTTATTAGTGTAtatcattatttaatatttggtAGTATAAACTCAAGTGTGGCATCTCCGTTTCGGTGTTGCAGCCCGCACGTATTCTGACGCCGCATGGCACACTTGTTGATGTTTTCACGTCGGAGCCGGTGGATCCAAGCATGGATCTCAGGCGGCAGAGACTTGAACCTTATTTACGACGAGCAGGATTCTATTATGCGTCCTTAATAAGGCGTTTTGAGTATGACAATCCGTTGATAAGTGCATTTGTTGAACGATGGCGACCTGAGACGCACACGTTTCACCTGCCGTGGGGTGAGTGTAGCATAACACTAGAGGATGTGGCTATGCAGTTAGGGTTACCCATTGATGGCGAGCCTGTTAGTGGAACTCTTAGGTCATGGAGCAAGTTTCACCAGAGAGATATATGGCAATGGTGCGAAGAGCTACTTGGTGATGTACCATCCGGACATGTTGGGACAACTAAGTATAACATAAGGCTGAAGTGGATCAGAAGTCGTCTTCAGCAGATGCCGCTGGATGCTGCGGATGATGTCATGATCCAGTATGCACGTTGTTACATTCTGTATTTGTTGGGCGGCGTGCTATTACCAGACAAGGCCAACAACACAGTTCATGTACGCTACCTACCTTTGCTTGCCGATTTTGATGCTATCAACAGTTATAGTTGGGGGAGCGCATGTCTTTGCTGGTTGTATCGAGCCATGTGCTTGGCAACAGATTATACCGTCGAAGGTATGGGTAGCTGTCATACTTTATTAATGTCGTGGATTTATTACAGGCTATCGTTCTGGGCACCAGATGTGACGACTCTGCATACTTTTCCGTTAGCTACTAGGTGTggtaatttttttcatatccTTCTAGCTTTAGTTACATCATAAATTTGCCTTCGCTGTTTACTTTATGGTTTATTTGCACGTGCTAGCCTTCCATCAGGTGGGAAGGAAAGAAGGGACACAATGACTATGCTGAGCAACGCCTCCTCAGGCACCGCCTAAGGTTGGACAACCTTCAGGTGGACGAGGTGCGGtttatgttctatttgcttttTAGATATGGAGATGCCTTTAATACCTTGTTTACGTTATTGTGCGTTTTTTGCAGTTTAATTGGATGCCGTACATGGATCCTCGTATTCTGTCGAGAGTGCCTGCTGAATTTCTTGGTCACCGTCATGGAGACTTCTACCACTCGGTTGTACCTTTAATATTATTCCGGTGGATCGAGATTCTAAATACCGACAGGGTATTGCGTCAATTTAGAGGAAGACAAGGACCGCCGAACCCTCCGTTGAATATCGACACCTTCAACACACGACGGAAAAGACCAAAAAACCTGATGGAACACAACACTTTGACGGTCCAATGTGTTGCCGACATAGTTCGGGCGGGTTTGGAGGTCAACAATTGTACCTGACACGACCAGGCTTAATTAGGATCATGCATTGAGGACTCAAACCTAACAATTGACAAAACTTTCAATGGACTATGTTACCTGGAATGAAAGCTTGCAGTGCGTTGAAATATCTGCGCAACTGGTCATATGACTCATCCCAATCACCATAAATCTTCGCAATTGTCTTCTGCTTCGCATGCCATACCTTCTTGTAAGAAACCTTGTACCCGTATGCTGATTCCACTGAACCTTGCAGCACCTTTACGCAAATAGTAGCATCTGCTTGTACCATGGGGTGTATATGGTGGCAGATGACGTCGCTATCAAGTTGAGCATGATCTTGTGACATTGAGGTTGCCAGACAACTGTGAGGCCCTTCGTATTTTCGAATCATCCAAAATCTGGATGCCCTTGTCTTGGCAACTCGAACCGACCAACGGCATTGGTCCCCAAACTACTTGCATCGACATACATACCTAGCTTGATCCGACTCTACAACCTTGTATTCTGCACCTCTACGAATGTTGTAGTTCTTTACGGCAAGCATGGCAGTTTCTCTATTGAGAAATTTTAGACCGACCTCGAGCTCCATCTCACCAGACAAAGCATAGTTGCTAGGTGTGTCTTCAGCAGTCGCCGAACCCATTGCACCAAGATTTAGGGACAGATAGTGGCCTGGAGTACCGCTTGACCCACCAACCGATTCAACCCGACTCAGAATATCCTTGTCACGGTAAACGGGTTGGGTTTCAGGAACCACTTCTGCTTCTTCCCCACTATCATCTTCGATCTCATCTTCGTCAGAAGTGTCTGCCAACCCACCACCAATACCTTCTGGTGATGCAACTCGGTTACAAGGGGGAGGACGTGTACAACGATTTCCTCCAATCTGTCCGTGCGTGAC
The genomic region above belongs to Arachis duranensis cultivar V14167 chromosome 3, aradu.V14167.gnm2.J7QH, whole genome shotgun sequence and contains:
- the LOC107477296 gene encoding uncharacterized protein LOC107477296; this translates as MGFVELQNGLCNNIQSYILKRVSNLLYRIPVQVFGGLIQFQIIPITDDASMQQMLYIYQQTRSHMPMIELYVEFEQQSGMSMVDDEINIDELGDIDWEEDNNDSEDEFEANYEVDEENDDGDLAGNPAVQDEANAIVSQHPFGDPSFMQTLDLEAMHAPEFPEYANTGNVAVEDGEFSVGMKFSSRESVISAIKSYTISRGVDYTVYESEPQTFYAKCKGYGAGCDWLIRASLIRKKACWEIRRYNGKHTCTMGTISQDHAKLDSDTIADAIRPLVEADPSIKVKSVIAEVQGRFNYTVSYCKAWLAKQKAVAKIFGDWEVSYQILLVWLKAMTVKMPSIQTLQAIGAVDGTHLYGKYKGALLVAVAQDENQNIVPIAFAIVEGETADAWEFFLTNLRRYIVTIDGVGIIFDRHTSIDTAIARSNGYSRTEQEYNKNYQRLKEWGEAYTQWCDEIGVER
- the LOC107477298 gene encoding uncharacterized protein LOC107477298 yields the protein MATENVYIVLYPNGEIYVTSEGVTFVCDDPLWIMIPLQSSLEELKNVILVNTGLVGKKEITKLTYRMPVAVANSFTYQKMQIKSDQQVSMMFSYHRSIGSIYSLELCLCLQDLGGSSSSSNNVVNHVVQPGNFVASDLMPFQEIVRAPSPTFNAFVTHGQIGGNRCTRPPPCNRVASPEGIGGGLADTSDEDEIEDDSGEEAEVVPETQPVYRDKDILSRVESVGGSSGTPGHYLSLNLGAMGSATAEDTPSNYALSGEMELEVGLKFLNRETAMLAVKNYNIRRGAEYKVVESDQASCLATSMSQDHAQLDSDVICHHIHPMVQADATICVKVLQGSVESAYGYKVSYKKVWHAKQKTIAKIYGDWDESYDQLRRYFNALQAFIPGNIVH
- the LOC107477297 gene encoding uncharacterized protein LOC107477297 → MSCSLGRVPRLMSVAATDSRIQNLQRRELRKAFVVNRFNRCNEMFEVRKMQDGTIYTVNLAQRHCDCSHFQVEQLPYRHVLACCANQRLDWQVYVHDVYKMSEIFKVYKCEFVPMGDPSTYDRYEGAKVIANWTLRRATKGRLKSTRYLNEMDSREMRGLRRCTICGRASGIPISPI